From the Manihot esculenta cultivar AM560-2 chromosome 3, M.esculenta_v8, whole genome shotgun sequence genome, one window contains:
- the LOC110612280 gene encoding probable purine permease 4, with protein sequence MDLFVEAPSENPPKNNLTHSPTLHSIHQELQLHQEASLGIMSNNINPIAQIQEADQKPKTTKRYMLLLVINYLCLFVGSVSSSLLSKFYFIHKGSSRWVSTWVQSAGFPLLLFPIYLPYYLFKCTERKPFDKFTQRKLILSIFVGLMLGLNNLLFSWGNSYLPVSTSSLLLSSQLVFNLILSVIIVKQRITFQNLNCVILLTLSSVLLALGSSHDRPQGLTPTKYFIGFFSTIGAGLLFALYLPVMEKIYKNVQCYEMVMEMQLVMEIAATALATVGMAIDGGFRDIKRESKSEFDKGETWYWITVIGNVVTWQMCFMGTAGMVFLTSSLTGGICMTALLGMNVVGGVLVYGDEFGGVKVVSTLLCGWGFCSYVYGMYLKMKDQKRLQERENKNLGMEMVHVVH encoded by the coding sequence ATGGATTTGTTTGTAGAAGCCCCATCTGAAAATCCTCCCAAAAACAACCTAACACACTCTCCCACTCTCCACAGTATTCATCAAGAACTGCAGCTGCACCAAGAAGCATCACTAGGGATCATGAGCAACAATATTAACCCAATTGCCCAAATTCAAGAAGCTGATCAGAAGCCCAAGACTACCAAGAGGTATATGCTTCTTTTGGTGATCAACTACTTGTGCTTGTTTGTGGGTTCAGTCTCTTCTAGCTTGCTGTCTAAGTTCTATTTCATCCACAAAGGTTCAAGCAGATGGGTCTCTACTTGGGTCCAATCTGCTggttttcctcttcttctcttcccCATTTACCTTCCTTATTATCTCTTTAAATGCACTGAGAGAAAACCCTTTGATAAGTTCACTCAAAGAAAATTGATCTTGTCAATCTTTGTAGGCCTCATGTTAGGCTTAAACAATCTTCTCTTCTCATGGGGCAATTCCTATCTCCCAGTATCAACCTCGTCTCTGCTTTTATCATCACAACTCGTCTTTAATCTCATTCTCTCAGTCATCATAGTAAAACAAAGGATCACCTTTCAAAATCTCAATTGTGTAATCCTTCTGACACTTAGCTCAGTCCTTCTAGCCTTAGGTTCAAGCCACGACAGGCCTCAAGGCTTAACCCCAACCAAATATTTCATAGGGTTCTTCTCCACAATAGGAGCAGGCTTGTTATTTGCCCTGTACTTACCAGTGATGGAAAAGATATATAAGAATGTCCAGTGTTACGAAATGGTGATGGAAATGCAGCTAGTCATGGAAATCGCAGCCACCGCTCTAGCCACCGTAGGGATGGCAATAGACGGAGGATTCAGAGACATTAAAAGAGAAAGCAAGAGTGAATTCGATAAAGGAGAGACGTGGTATTGGATAACAGTAATAGGGAACGTAGTAACATGGCAGATGTGCTTCATGGGGACGGCGGGGATGGTGTTCTTGACGTCGTCGCTGACCGGAGGGATATGCATGACGGCGCTTTTGGGCATGAACGTGGTGGGAGGAGTATTAGTGTATGGGGATGAGTTTGGTGGAGTGAAGGTGGTGTCCACTTTGCTTTGTGGGTGGGGATTTTGCTCTTATGTGTATGGAATGTACCTTAAAATGAAGGACCAGAAACGGCTTCAGGAAAGGGAGAATAAAAATCTTGGGATGGAGATGGTTCATGTTGTGCATTga